From Mytilus edulis chromosome 9, xbMytEdul2.2, whole genome shotgun sequence, the proteins below share one genomic window:
- the LOC139489350 gene encoding mu-type opioid receptor-like, with the protein MAFNTTSIYSSTIDNNISSSDTRGLPSLLIGFLSLQQIVFVVACSGNLFVICVVLRFMNLKDNSNVFVLNLAIADFFTGISSGVQNFFVFYRHLNLNIGTCLLRFQIVGSMTVASQVTVFLLSVDRYIAICHHDLYKKILTKKLSFIIVTLPWIICFSISLPTFLGWNNWGTGIRCSYSLVFPSAYFWTTALTVCLLNFFSCFAHLLIFIQIRKFHKRVKPLMQLGNDDKKMQKNIKSAKVMLFITIAFTVCWIPYMTFPFAYANGYVKNTNLKEASSWLVFIGMLNSVINPFIYAWYKQDFRRACKKACKCCYLNL; encoded by the coding sequence ATGGCATTCAACACGACGTCCATTTATAGTTCCACAATAGACAACAACATCAGCAGTAGTGATACGAGAGGATTGCCTTCATTGTTGATCGGGTTCCTTAGTCTCCAACAGATCGTATTTGTAGTTGCTTGCTCAGGCAACTTATTTGTGATATGTGTTGTATTGCGATTCATGAACCTAAAAGACAATTCAAACGTCTTCGTTCTGAATTTAGCAATTGCCGATTTTTTCACAGGCATATCTTCAGGTGTACagaatttttttgtattttatcgcCATCTGAATCTCAATATCGGAACATGTCTTTTACGCTTTCAAATAGTAGGTTCCATGACAGTAGCGTCGCAAGTGACAGTATTTCTCTTATCAGTTGATCGATATATAGCTATATGCCACCATGACTTGTACAAAAAGATACTAACCAAGAAATTATCTTTTATAATTGTCACCCTGCCTTGGATCATATGTTTCTCTATATCACTACCAACGTTTTTGGGGTGGAATAACTGGGGAACAGGAATACGTTGTAGCTACAGCCTCGTTTTCCCATCCGCTTATTTTTGGACCACTGCTCTGACAGTCTGCCTACTGAACTTTTTCTCATGTTTTGCTCATCTTCTAATTTTCATTCAGATCAGAAAATTCCATAAGCGAGTTAAACCACTCATGCAACTTGGAAACGATGAcaagaaaatgcaaaaaaatataaaatcagcTAAAGTCATGCTGTTTATTACAATTGCTTTCACAGTATGTTGGATACCATACATGACCTTTCCATTTGCATATGCAAATGGGTATGTGAAAAATACTAATCTTAAAGAAGCATCATCTTGGCTAGTGTTCATAGGAATGTTAAATAGTGTCATTAACCCATTTATTTATGCATGGTACAAACAAGACTTCCGAAGAGCTTGCAAAAAAGCATGCAAGTGTTGCTATCTAAATTTGTGA
- the LOC139489351 gene encoding uncharacterized protein, producing MTKLASLLRIMGNTTYLFLLGLVVHIVSFYEADAICSLSCSWIGKTFIRVQDNANFKFSCEDPSTYTMSLGYGKTSTEQCVWLSGAFLVIRRNQHEYRCWKIGHDDNVHVSTFVTPWRFFKQPPATICDVCGGFQKKAVVHFVQGSKPNSEYFHLCF from the exons atgacaaaattaGCTAGCCTGCTAAGGATTATGGGAAATACCACCTATCTTTTTTTACTGGGACTAGTAGTACATATAGTTAGCTTTTATGAAG cTGATGCAATATGTTCGCTATCATGTAGCTGGATTGGAAAAACTTTCATCAGAGTACAAGATAATGCCAACTTCAAATTCTCATGTGAAGATCCTTCTACTTACACGATGTCTTTAGGATACGGCAAGACCTCAACAGAGCAATGCGTGTGGTTGTCAGGTGCTTTCTTGGTCATAAG AAGGAATCAACATGAATACAGATGTTGGAAGATAGGACATGATGATAATGTCCATGTTTCTACTTTTGTAACACCATGGC GATTTTTCAAGCAACCACCAGCGACAATATGTGACGTCTGTGGGGGATTCCAGAAGAAAGCAGTAGTTCACTTTG